The following is a genomic window from Chitinophaga caseinilytica.
CGTGTACAGCAACCAAAACCAACACTGGTTTTCCGTCATCAACCTCAGCGCCGGTTGGGAGAAAAACACGAAAGGCCGGTTGAACTGGGGCTTGCAACCGTACGTGAAAATTCCGGCCGGTGGCGTTGGGGAAGGAAAAGTGAAGTTGTATTCCGCCGGCGTCAGCCTGCAGCTCACATTGGGTAAAAAGTAAAAGCGGATTATTTTTTCTTCTCGCGGATGTTTTTGTACACCTTGATCGCCATCATCAGCGCGGCGGTAAAAAGGGCAAGTCCGGCCAGGGCCCAAACCGTACTCAGAAAACTTTTCAGGACTACCAGGAAAACGATCGCTACCAGGAAGATCGTGGCTACTTCGTTCCAGACGCGGAGTTGCGTGGAACTGCGTTTGATGACCCCGGCCTGGAGGTCTTTGTAAATACCATGAAGGAAAAAGAAATAAAAATACAGGCCGAGCACGAATGCCAGTTTTATCCACAGCCAAACCGGGATGCTACCCAGCAGAAATACCATCCAT
Proteins encoded in this region:
- a CDS encoding CopD family protein, producing the protein MYLTIKALHIIFIVTWFAGMFYIVRLFVYFTEAQEMEEPRRSILQDQYRIMMKRLWFGITWPSAVLTLIFGPWMVFLLGSIPVWLWIKLAFVLGLYFYFFFLHGIYKDLQAGVIKRSSTQLRVWNEVATIFLVAIVFLVVLKSFLSTVWALAGLALFTAALMMAIKVYKNIREKKK